Proteins encoded by one window of Anopheles maculipalpis chromosome 2RL, idAnoMacuDA_375_x, whole genome shotgun sequence:
- the LOC126566118 gene encoding survival motor neuron protein — protein MSTSGRNSQMPNAAPEAPMEAASVPHGGAIGRDDIWDDSIIIKKYDASLALIKAEVAKRLAMNTNRNALAEAAGCSGIKTMRKQQNKDSDSTGGEATVGTPEHEEKGTMEISEHEQPIAHGPPTGMFELGDYVRATYDDGVDYEAKIIGFGNQGDCLIRYVGYNNEQTVLLEELLPSWGRKARRQQRVEAAEAEAAGADSQMDISDDERFTRQASKIKVNFGPNFGHTSVGQTIPGRGGRSGMMGQSMSTAYMVPPPPPMPPMLEDGDDIESENLSAMLMSWYMSGYYTGLYHGQRMSQQQQQQHTQQKRARQS, from the exons ATGAGCACTAGCGGCAGAAATTCG CAAATGCCGAATGCTGCTCCAGAAGCACCGATGGAAGCAGCGTCCGTACCGCACGGCGGTGCAATTGGACGCGACGATATATGGGACGACAGtattattatcaaaaaatatGACGCCTCACTGGCACTGATCAAGGCCGAAGTAGCAAAACGATTAGCCATGAATACGAACCGAAACGCACTGGCTGAAGCGGCCGGTTGCAGTGGCATCAAGACGATGcgtaaacagcaaaacaaagacaGCGATTCAACGGGCGGCGAAGCGACGGTTGGTACACCGGAACACGAAGAAAAGGGCACGATGGAAATATCGGAACACGAGCAACCGATTGCACACGGACCACCGACCGGTATGTTCGAGCTCGGTGACTATGTGCGTGCCACATACGATGATGGAGTGGATTATGAGGCGAAAATTATCGGGTTCGGAAATCAGGGCGACTGTTTGATCCGATACGTGGGGTACAACAACGAGCAGACGGTACTGCTAGAGGAACTTCTACCTTCCTGGGGGAGAAAGGCACGTCGGCAGCAGCGTGTCGAGGCGGCCGAAGCGGAAGCTGCCGGTGCAGACTCTCAGATGGATATTAGCGATGACGAGCGGTTCACAAGGCAAGCGAGCAAGATTAAGGTGAATTTCGGACCAAACTTTGGTCATACGAGTGTGGGACAGACGATCCCCGGGAGGGGTGGGCGATCGGGCATGATGGGACAGAGTATGTCCACCGCGTACATGgttccaccgccaccaccaatGCCCCCGATGCTGGAAGATGGGGACGATATCGAATCGGAGAATCTTTCCGCCATGCTGATGTCTTGGTACATGAGCGGTTACTATACGGGACTGTACCATGGCCAGCGGATgtctcagcagcaacagcaacaacacacgcAACAGAAGCGAGCAAGGCAATCGTAA
- the LOC126557932 gene encoding katanin p60 ATPase-containing subunit A-like 2, producing MSFEQDRRSIYERRRNILYLVANYLSSMGLHQTRQTLIDETHLTAEYEVCDNIDLDTMYQDFCSYFLLKFGKQPRIVKRTDSIGPLPTAHRKLSGARRKPPQPSQLKPDSLAAAGDLQSELQSLRITPGILPAGNPTDHSEGPNPPVVPYANPKLLVRLQDHFTSEWKDLAEEVCRDLIRKDLRQHWSNVKGLEGPIKVLKESVIAPLEHPELFVGLAQPWRCVLLHGAPGTGKTLLARTLCSETRESVTFFSTTASTLISKWRGESEKLIRVLYEVAKFYAPSIIFVDEFDSLASRRDTIREHEASKRFKNEFLSLIDGLESAAANEPTTATDGRDRVFLLASTNLPWELDPAFLRRFERKILIDLPTPDGRKELIEHLLPIVTTWPEQEIQQIISLSEGWTGDEVRLACKEASMMVLRSKLNDRRPISGRVEREEIQFVMLRKAFEQLRPGCVELAQKHREWSQSYGTQLVE from the exons ATGTCTTTCGAG CAAGACCGTCGCAGCATTTACGAACGTCGCCGCAACATACTTTACCTTGTGGCCAACTATTTATCCTCCATGGGGCTGCACCAAACACGCCAGACATTAATCGACGAGACGCATTTAACGGCCGAATACGAAGTGTGTGATAACATCGATCTCGATACCATGTATCAAGATTTCTGTAGCTACTTTCTGCTCAAGTTTGGCAAGCAGCCGCGTATCGTGAAGCGTACCGATTCGATTGGCCCACTGCCAACGGCACACCGGAAGCTGTCCGGAGCGAGACGTAAACCACCGCAACCTTCGCAGCTGAAACCAGATTCGCTTGCAGCGGCCGGTGACCTTCAATCGGAGCTTCAATCGCTACGAATAACACCCGGTATACTACCGGCCGGCAATCCAACCGATCACAGTGAAGGCCCAAACCCCCCGGTCGTACCGTACGCTAACCCGAAACTATTGGTACGCTTGCAGGACCATTTCACCAGCGAATGGAAGGATCTGGCGGAGGAAGTCTGTAGGGATTTAATCCGCAAGGACCTACGCCAGCACTGGTCGAACGTGAAAGGGCTCGAGGGTCCAATCAAGGTGCTGAAGGAGAGTGTCATCGCACCGCTCGAACATCCGGAGCTGTTCGTGGGGTTAGCTCAACCTTGGCGCTGCGTGCTGTTGCACGGTGCCCCGGGAACCGGGAAAACCCTACTAGCCCGTACACTATGCTCCGAGACCCGTGAATCGGTGACATTCTTCAGCACCACGGCCAGCACGCTCATATCCAAGTGGCGAGGCGAATCGGAAAAGTTGATCCGCGTACTATACGAGGTGGCCAAGTTTTATGCCCCCTCCATTATCTTTGTGGACGAGTTTGATAGTTTGGCCTCGCGGCGGGACACTATTCGAGAGCATGAAGCTTCAAAGCGATTTAAAAATGAGTTCCTTTCGCTGATCGATGGGCTGGAAAGTGCTGCAGCTAACGAACCAACCACGGCCACCGATGGTCGTGATCGGGTATTCCTGTTGGCCAGCACCAATCTACCCTGGGAATTGGATCCGGCTTTCTTGCGCCGTTTTGAGCGCAAAATTCTTATCGATTTACCGACGCCCGATGGAAGGAAGGAACTGATTGAGCATCTACTGCCGATCGTTACCACATGGCCAGAGCAGGAGATACAGCAAATTATCTCCCTATCCGAAGGTTGGACCGGGGATGAAGTTCGGCTCGCCTGCAAGGAAGCTTCCATGATGGTGCTGCGAAGTAAATTAAACGATCGGCGGCCAATTTCGGGCCGTGTTGAACGGGAAGAGATTCAATTTGTGATGTTGCGCAAAGCTTTCGAACAGTTGCGTCCCGGATGTGTGGAGCTGGCACAGAAGCATCGCGAGTGGAGTCAAAGTTACGGTACACAGTTGGTTGAATGA
- the LOC126557841 gene encoding putative serine protease K12H4.7 → MMLSSVLPFVVLVFVTLTECTPTQGVLEASKSAGLLGGLQRHLVQPAIPQDFVPTNPRLTGARFRTKIDHFNPQNRDTFEFSYFSNDEFYRPGGPIFIFVGGNFAMTTYYIEHGLLYDTAARDGAWLFTNEHRYYGASTPVPNYSTENLRFLKSEQALMDLIEWIDHLRNNVVRDPNAKVILMGTGYAGALATWARQRFPSIIDGAWGAGATVLASFDFQEHAADIGQIIRRFGGNECYNLLWVAFRTAQYLIDAGKEDTVTTLLNTCEPIEQGNLLDVETLFFHLKLAIQEAMLAVQTTDKIRDVCEAMINSTEETALHDLAAWLNEYYANLNCNPFDFDTNMEAGLVLQPGAPENAILGLRQTQYQACTEFGWFRTTDLDEQPFGDRVTMHFFLSACRALFGEWVSDAVIYEGVRLTNLHYGGQDPRSTNVLFTNGELDPNRLVSITSYTNPLSYAYVVPNEFLYSEIYSIGEEDSSELAIIKNSIQQYIALWQGSGLVPV, encoded by the exons ATGATGCTGTCCAGTGTGTTGCCGTTTGTTGTGCTCGTGTTTGTGACGTTGACAGAATGTACACCCACTCAAGGTGTACTTGAAGCGTCTAAAAGTGCAGGCCTTCTTGGTGGTCTTCAGCGACACCTTGTACAGCCAGCTATCCCGCAAGACTTCGTGCCGACTAATCCAAGGCTAACCGGTGCTCGGTTCCGGACAAAGATTGATCACTTCAACCCACAGAACAGGGACACGTTTGAGTTTAGTTACTTCTCGAACGATGAGTTTTACCGACCGGGTGGAccgattttcattttcgtcGGTGGAAACTTCGCTATGACGACTTACTACATCGAGCACGGTTTGCTGTACGATACGGCCGCACGCGATGGGGCTTGGTTGTTTACGAACGAGCATCGCTACTATGGAGCTAGCACGCCGGTGCC AAACTATTCAACGGAGAACCTGCGCTTCCTTAAGTCGGAACAAGCACTTATGGATCTGATCGAGTGGATTGATCATCTGCGCAATAACGTGGTGCGTGATCCGAACGCTAAAGTGATCTTGATGGGCACCGGATATGCAGGCGCGCTGGCAACCTGGGCCCGCCAACGCTTCCCAAGCATTATCGATGGTGCTTGGGGTGCAGGAGCAACCGTACTGGCAAGTTTCGATTTCCAGGAGCATGCAGCAGACATTGGTCAAATTATCCGACGATTCGGTGGTAACGAGTGTTACAATCTACTGTGGGTCGCCTTCCGTACTGCGCAGTATCTGATCGATGCAGGCAAGGAAGATACGGTGACGACCCTCCTCAACACTTGTGAACCGATCGAGCAAGGAAACCTGCTGGACGTCGAGACACTCTTCTTCCACCTGAAGCTGGCCATCCAGGAAGCGATGCTTGCCGTGCAAACCACGGATAAGATTCGTGATGTTTGTGAAGCCATGATCAACAGTACGGAGGAAACGGCACTGCATGATCTTGCCGCCTGGTTGAACGAGTACTATGCAAATCTGAACTGCAATCCATTCGATTTCGATACGAACATGGAAGCAGGTCTAGTACTGCAACCGGGTGCGCCGGAAAATGCTATCCTTGGATTGCGTCAGACCCAGTATCAAGCCTGTACCGAGTTCGGTTGGTTCCGGACGACCGATCTGGACGAGCAGCCGTTTGGTGATCGCGTGACGATGCACTTCTTCCTGTCGGCTTGCCGGGCACTATTCGGCGAGTGGGTATCGGATGCCGTTATCTACGAAGGTGTGCGGTTGACGAACCTGCACTACGGCGGACAGGATCCACGGTCGACGAATGTACTGTTTACGAATGGAGAGCTCGATCCGAACCGTCTGGTGTCGATCACGAGCTACACCAATCCGCTGAGCTATGCGTATGTGGTGCCGAATGAGTTCCTGTACTCGGAAATCTATTCCATCGGCGAGGAAGACTCGAGCGAGTTGGCTATCATTAAGAATAGCATCCAGCAGTACATTGCCCTGTGGCAGGGATCAGGACTGGTACCGGTGTGA
- the LOC126557873 gene encoding putative serine protease K12H4.7 yields the protein MKTLAVRLLLLAACGVALSAKLVDSSSKTVSMPSLLSNYRSTVPKSNRYSSRNANITVEFFTTEVDHFNNQDGATWSNRYLVSMDHFAEGGPLLIFLTGDIPLQESLIDEGTLINEMARDLGGAVFALETRFYGESQPVGDLNVESLRLLNTEQILADVADFVLHLRRTVIGNPFAHALVAGTGLGGGLATWFRIRYPHLADAAWSSSGYLRAVYDFQEFSFGWAETAIDVGSQECYNRIFVAFHVAQNLFDAGFGEVLYKKLNLCSPVDADDRIEVSYFFSVLMTSIELFTLRNGNVEEFKIACDDITGENFATSLDAFASWFNTKFAEDHGCIIVDFDQFIESLSETSASAEVNLAGERQFLYQQCTEYGWFFTTDSDLQPFGERVQMELYYEMCRRVFGEWVTPEIMYRSTERTNERFGGSTPNVMQVHFTNGAYDPWRYASIVSDLNVYALSDVIQGELAGADLGAISEENDSQQLIEVKRRLKELFESYLFPFNPR from the exons ATGAAGACTTTAGCAGTGCGTCTCCTACTGCTGGCCGCATGTGGCGTGGCTTTATCCGCGAAACTGGTCGACAGCAGTTCGAAAACAGTTTCGATGCCATCTTTGCTGAGCAACTACCGTAGCACTGTGCCGAAATCGAATCGCTATTCGTCGAGAAATGCAAATATTACGGTCGAGTTTTTCACCACCGAGGTGGATCACTTTAACAATCAAGATGGTGCTACGTGGAGCAATCGGTATTTGGTTTCGATGGATCATTTTGCAGAAGGTGGTCCACTATTGATCTTTCTCACCGGGGATATACCGCTACAGGAGTCACTGATCGACGAAGGAACGCTGATCAACGAAATGGCTCGCGATCTTGGAGGTGCTGTCTTTGCACTGGAAACACGGTTCTACGGCGAAAGTCAACCGGTTGG GGATCTTAACGTGGAGAGCTTGCGGTTACTAAACACCGAGCAGATTCTAGCGGACGTGGCTGACTTTGTGCTTCATCTGCGACGCACCGTGATCGGTAATCCGTTCGCACACGCTCTCGTAGCTGGTACCGGGCTCGGTGGTGGACTGGCAACCTGGTTCCGCATCCGATATCCTCACCTAGCGGATGCTGCTTGGTCCTCGAGCGGTTATCTGCGTGCGGTGTacgatttccaagaattctccTTCGGTTGGGCCGAAACGGCAATCGACGTGGGCAGCCAAGAATGTTACAATCGCATCTTTGTTGCGTTCCATGTGGCACAGAACTTGTTCGACGCCGGGTTCGGTGAGGTTTTGTACAAAAAGTTAAATCTCTGCAGCCCGGTCGACGCGGACGATCGTATCGAGGTGTCGTACTTCTTCAGCGTACTGATGACGTCCATCGAGCTGTTCACGCTACGCAATGGAAA TGTTGAGGAGTTCAAGATAGCGTGCGATGATATTACGGGTGAAAATTTCGCCACCTCCCTGGACGCATTTGCTAGCTGGTTCAACACAAAGTTCGCAGAAGATCATGGCTGCATTATCGTAGACTTTGATCAGTTTATTGAATCGCTGAGCGAAACATCCGCGTCGGCTGAGGTTAACTTGGCCGGAGAGCGTCAATTCCTGTACCAACAGTGTACCGAGTACGGTTGGTTCTTTACGACCGATTCCGATTTGCAGCCGTTCGGTGAGCGGGTCCAGATGGAGCTATACTATGAGATGTGTCGCCGTGTGTTTGGCGAGTGGGTTACACCTGAGATTATGTATCGTTCGACCGAAAGAACGAACGAGCGGTTCGGAGGAAGCACACCGAACGTGATGCAAGTCCACTTCACGAACGGAGCGTACGATCCGTGGCGATATGCGAGCATCGTGTCCGATCTGAACGTGTACGCACTGTCGGACGTTATACAGGGAGAGTTGGCTGGAGCAGACCTGGGCGCCATTTCGGAAGAAAATGACTCGCAACAGCTAATCGAAGTGAAGCGTCGTCTCAAGGAACTGTTTGAAAGTTATCTGTTTCCGTTCAATCCACGATAG
- the LOC126557923 gene encoding thymus-specific serine protease-like produces the protein MKGLLSLLVVLAATIVLSDVAHGLLREAWFETRVDHFNPRNQDKFAMRYYINDEHAYARGPIFVVVGAAGPVQIRWLTEGLFYDTAYLEGAYLFANELRYFGYSLPVENAETENLDFLNADQALADLAEWITYLKLTYVNNPNAKVILMGTAYGGALATWFRQKYPHLVSGVWVSSGAIEADFAFPRYNVALGESIRQYGSDACYSTIWSGFRVAQNMAHLGFADLLSTEFHLCEPLDTDNELEVHAFLLGLRDDIEFEMLHLRNINSIREMCADLEQHRDSSLNALIDWFAREHQYEQCVHLNFDSYMERYLETDFNAANLQAGHRQRLYLQCTEEGFFPTTSESEDQPFGNMIGPDFFVQVCQRAFGEWLTEDVIFKQLSSTNIRFGGLQPAIERAHFTNGGVDPYRVGSPVEDLNPKAPATLIPDTFVSPDLDSIDYENDSEELIAAKERTRTLIDTWIFEEFEPIRA, from the exons ATGAAAGGATTGCTTtcgctgctggtggtgctagCCGCCACCATTGTGCTTAGTGACGTGGCGCATGGATTATTGCGCGAAGCATGGTTCGAAACTCGTGTCGATCACTTCAATCCACGCAATCAGGACAAGTTTGCGATGCGGTACTACATCAACGATGAACACGCGTACGCCCGTGGTCCAATCTTTGTTGTGGTCGGTGCCGCCGGGCCCGTGCAGATACGGTGGCTCACTGAGGGACTGTTTTACGACACGGCGTATCTCGAGGGTGCCTATCTGTTTGCGAACGAGCTACGATACTTCGGTTACAGTCTTCCGGTAGA AAATGCAGAGACAGAAAACCTGGACTTCCTGAACGCTGATCAAGCGCTGGCAGATTTAGCCGAATGGATAACCTACCTAAAGCTGACGTACGTTAACAACCCGAACGCGAAAGTCATCCTGATGGGAACAGCGTACGGAGGTGCACTAGCTACCTGGTTCCGCCAGAAGTACCCGCATCTGGTTAGTGGTGTGTGGGTATCGAGTGGTGCGATCGAAGCCGATTTTGCGTTCCCCCGGTACAACGTCGCACTGGGAGAGAGCATCCGGCAGTATGGTAGTGACGCATGCTACAGCACCATCTGGAGTGGATTCCGTGTGGCACAAAACATGGCACATCTTGGCTTTGCCGATCTGCTTTCAACCGAGTTCCATCTGTGCGAACCGCTCGACACCGACAACGAGCTGGAAGTGCATGCCTTCCTGCTCGGACTGCGGGACGACATCGAGTTCGAGATGCTGCATCTGCGCAACATCAACTCGATCCGCGAGATGTGTGCAGATCTGGAGCAGCATCGGGACAGCAGCCTGAACGCGCTGATCGATTGGTTTGCCCGTGAACATCAGTACGAACAGTGTGTGCACTTGAACTTTGACAGCTACATGGAGCGATACCTCGAGACGGACTTTAACGCCGCAAACCTGCAGGCCGGCCACCGTCAGCGGCTCTATCTCCAATGCACGGAGGAAGGCTTCTTCCCGACGACATCCGAATCGGAAGATCAACCATTCGGTAACATGATCGGACCAGACTTTTTCGTGCAAGTGTGTCAGCGTGCGTTCGGCGAATGGTTGACCGAGGACGTGATcttcaaacagctcagctcaACGAACATCCGCTTCGGTGGACTGCAGCCAGCGATCGAGCGTGCGCACTTCACGAATGGTGGAGTTGATCCGTACCGTGTGGGTAGCCCGGTGGAGGATCTTAACCCGAAAGCACCTGCCACACTCATCCCGGACACGTTCGTATCGCCCGATCTAGACTCGATCGATTACGAAAACGATTCGGAAGAGCTGATTGCCGCCAAGGAACGCACGAGAACGCTTATCGACACGTGGATATTCGAGGAATTTGAACCAATCCGCGCTTAA